One genomic window of Micromonospora sp. WMMD1128 includes the following:
- a CDS encoding sugar ABC transporter ATP-binding protein — protein MNADPRTLDDGPVGERRPVVEAVRVTKRFGSTVALSDAGIVVRAGETHALVGRNGAGKSTLVGILTGLQAPDGGAVAFDGRPAPPLGDRDAWRRRVACVYQKSTIIPTLTVAENLFLNRHARGRDGLIRWSRLRREAERTLAAWSVEVDVRRPASTLSVEQRQFVEIARALSFGARFIILDEPTAQLDAAGISRLFTRIRDLRAQGVTFLFISHHLQEIYDICDQVTVFRDARHIVTAPVAELSRPALVAAMTGEDVTLPRADHRPLPADAPVRLSVRDLVTASGVELSVQARAGEVVGLAGGGGSGKVEAAEAIVGLARRAGGTVHVDGRAVRPGSVPDALAAGVGLVPQDRHREGLVPSLSIAENVTMTVPDRIARRGLISPERRDALARRTIADLAVKAGGPHVPVADLSGGNQQKVVMGRALASEPKVLVLITPTAGVDVRSKQTLLGVVEGVRRRGAAVLVVSDELDDLRICDRVLVMFQGRVVGELAHDWSDNDLVAAMEGVDLHHV, from the coding sequence ATGAACGCCGACCCGCGGACTCTCGACGACGGGCCGGTAGGCGAGCGCCGGCCCGTCGTCGAGGCGGTACGCGTCACCAAGCGCTTCGGCTCGACTGTCGCCCTGTCCGACGCGGGCATCGTGGTCCGGGCCGGTGAGACGCACGCGCTGGTCGGGCGGAACGGGGCCGGCAAGTCGACGCTCGTCGGCATCCTCACCGGGTTGCAGGCCCCGGACGGTGGGGCGGTGGCGTTCGACGGCCGCCCCGCGCCGCCGCTCGGTGACCGCGACGCCTGGCGGCGGCGGGTGGCCTGCGTCTACCAGAAGTCCACCATCATCCCCACGCTCACCGTCGCGGAGAACCTGTTCCTCAACCGGCACGCGCGGGGCCGGGACGGGCTGATCCGCTGGTCGCGCCTGCGCCGCGAGGCGGAGCGGACGCTCGCGGCGTGGTCGGTCGAGGTGGACGTCCGCAGGCCCGCCTCGACCCTGTCGGTGGAGCAACGGCAGTTCGTGGAGATCGCCCGGGCGCTCTCCTTCGGCGCCCGGTTCATCATCCTCGACGAGCCGACCGCGCAGCTCGACGCCGCGGGCATCAGCCGGCTGTTCACCCGGATCCGGGACCTGCGCGCGCAGGGGGTCACGTTCCTGTTCATCAGCCACCACCTCCAGGAGATCTACGACATCTGCGACCAGGTGACGGTCTTCCGCGACGCCCGGCACATCGTCACCGCGCCGGTCGCCGAGCTGAGCCGCCCGGCGCTGGTGGCGGCCATGACCGGCGAGGACGTGACGTTGCCCCGGGCGGACCACCGGCCGCTGCCGGCCGACGCGCCGGTGCGCCTGTCGGTGCGCGACCTGGTCACCGCCTCCGGCGTCGAGCTGTCGGTGCAGGCCCGGGCCGGCGAGGTGGTCGGTCTCGCCGGCGGCGGTGGCAGCGGCAAGGTCGAGGCCGCCGAGGCGATCGTCGGGCTGGCCCGGCGCGCGGGCGGGACGGTGCACGTCGACGGGCGCGCGGTGCGGCCGGGCAGTGTGCCCGACGCGCTCGCCGCCGGCGTCGGGTTGGTGCCGCAGGACCGGCACCGGGAGGGCCTGGTGCCGTCGCTGTCCATCGCGGAGAACGTCACCATGACCGTGCCGGACCGCATCGCCCGGCGTGGGCTGATCTCCCCCGAGCGGCGCGACGCGCTGGCCCGGCGGACCATCGCCGACCTGGCGGTCAAGGCGGGCGGGCCGCACGTCCCGGTCGCCGACCTGTCCGGCGGCAACCAGCAGAAGGTGGTCATGGGCCGGGCCCTGGCCAGCGAGCCGAAGGTGCTGGTCCTCATCACCCCGACCGCCGGGGTCGACGTGCGGTCCAAGCAGACGCTGCTCGGGGTGGTGGAGGGCGTACGCCGGCGCGGCGCGGCCGTGCTCGTCGTCTCCGACGAACTCGACGACCTGCGGATCTGTGATCGCGTGCTCGTCATGTTCCAGGGCCGGGTGGTCGGCGAGCTGGCGCACGACTGGAGCGACAACGACCTGGTAGCCGCCATGGAAGGGGTGGATCTCCACCATGTCTGA
- a CDS encoding ABC transporter permease, producing MSETLSAATPSPAPPASPPTPSSRSLAVARLRDLALVPAIVAVAIVGWVVSPVFLSPDNIINVLQSMSEIAIVVLAQTIVLIAGKMDLSLESTFGLAPGIAAWLTVDPALTRGLGLDLLPGAWAVPVVLLVGAFVGAFNGLLIVRFGLNGFVVTLGMLIVLRGLLTGISGGQTFFALPESMTYLGSTTWLGVPASIWVSLLLFAAGVVVLGFTRAGRALYAIGGNTDAARAAGIRTDRVLWIALIVASVLAALAGLLISGRLAAVPAAQGSGAIFQVFAAAVIGGVSLNGGRGSVFGAFTGVLLLFMIINVLTLAGVPAQWTNFLNGTVILVALVVSRITGGKAQT from the coding sequence ATGTCTGAGACGCTGTCCGCCGCCACCCCGTCCCCGGCCCCGCCGGCGTCGCCACCGACGCCCTCGTCGCGGAGCCTGGCCGTCGCCCGGCTCCGCGACCTGGCCCTGGTGCCGGCGATCGTCGCGGTCGCGATCGTCGGGTGGGTCGTCAGCCCGGTCTTCCTCAGCCCCGACAACATCATCAACGTGCTGCAGAGCATGTCGGAGATCGCCATCGTGGTCCTCGCCCAGACGATCGTGCTGATCGCCGGCAAGATGGACCTGTCGTTGGAGTCCACCTTCGGCCTCGCGCCGGGCATCGCGGCCTGGCTGACCGTCGACCCGGCGCTCACCCGAGGGCTGGGGCTGGATCTGCTGCCCGGCGCCTGGGCGGTGCCGGTGGTCCTGCTCGTCGGCGCGTTCGTCGGCGCGTTCAACGGGCTGCTCATCGTGCGCTTCGGGCTGAACGGGTTCGTCGTCACGCTGGGCATGCTCATCGTCCTGCGCGGCCTGCTCACCGGCATCTCCGGCGGGCAGACCTTCTTCGCGCTGCCGGAGTCGATGACGTACCTCGGCTCCACCACCTGGCTCGGGGTGCCGGCGTCCATCTGGGTGTCGCTGCTGCTGTTCGCCGCCGGAGTGGTCGTCCTCGGCTTCACCCGCGCCGGTCGGGCGCTCTACGCGATCGGCGGCAACACCGATGCGGCCCGGGCCGCGGGCATCCGCACCGACCGGGTGCTGTGGATCGCCCTGATCGTGGCGAGTGTCCTCGCCGCGCTGGCCGGTCTGCTGATCAGCGGTCGACTCGCGGCGGTGCCGGCCGCCCAGGGCAGTGGCGCGATCTTCCAGGTCTTCGCCGCCGCGGTGATCGGCGGTGTCAGCCTCAACGGCGGCCGGGGCAGCGTCTTCGGCGCCTTCACCGGCGTCCTGCTGCTCTTCATGATCATAAATGTGCTGACCCTGGCCGGGGTGCCCGCGCAGTGGACCAACTTCCTCAACGGCACCGTCATCCTGGTGGCCCTGGTGGTCTCCCGCATCACCGGTGGCAAGGCACAGACCTGA
- a CDS encoding enolase C-terminal domain-like protein has translation MSERITSVEAIDVRFPTSRQRDGSDAMNPFPDYSAAYLLLRTSAGDEGHGLVFTVGRGTELVVAALRSLAPMVVGEPVDRLLADPGALARRLVGDSQMRWLGPEKGVVHMAAGGLVNAVWDLAARRAGKPLWRLLADLTPEQVVAQVDFRYLRDALTEEDALGLLRAARDGRAERERLLLSEGYPAYTTTPGWLGYDDDKLARLCKEAVDAGFRLIKLKVGADLGEDVRRLGIARQTVGPDIRIAVDANQVWGVPEAIRWMRALAPFDPYWIEEPTSPDDVLGHAAVRTALAPVKVATGEHAHNAVMFKQLLQAGAVDVVQIDACRVAGVNENLAILLLAAKFGAPVCPHAGGVGLCELVQHLAMFDFLALSGSTEDRAIEYVDHLHEHFADPVVVRDGRYHAPRAPGMSAEMLAASRAAYRFPDGARWAAAKEART, from the coding sequence TTGAGCGAGCGCATCACGTCCGTAGAAGCCATCGACGTACGGTTCCCGACGTCCCGCCAGCGCGACGGGTCGGACGCGATGAACCCCTTCCCCGACTACTCGGCCGCCTACCTGCTCCTGCGCACCTCGGCCGGCGACGAGGGGCACGGCCTGGTGTTCACCGTCGGGCGGGGCACCGAGCTCGTGGTCGCGGCGCTGCGGTCACTCGCGCCGATGGTGGTCGGTGAGCCGGTCGACCGGCTCCTCGCCGACCCCGGCGCGCTCGCCCGCCGGCTCGTCGGCGACAGCCAGATGCGCTGGCTGGGCCCGGAGAAGGGGGTCGTGCACATGGCCGCCGGCGGCCTGGTCAACGCGGTGTGGGATCTCGCCGCCCGGCGCGCCGGCAAGCCACTGTGGCGGCTGCTCGCCGACCTCACCCCGGAACAGGTGGTGGCGCAGGTCGACTTCCGCTACCTGCGCGACGCCCTCACCGAGGAGGACGCGCTGGGGCTGCTCCGGGCCGCCCGGGACGGACGCGCCGAGCGGGAGCGCCTGCTGCTGTCCGAGGGCTACCCGGCCTACACCACCACACCGGGCTGGCTCGGTTACGACGACGACAAGCTGGCCCGGCTCTGCAAGGAGGCGGTCGACGCCGGATTCCGCCTGATCAAGCTCAAGGTCGGCGCCGACCTCGGCGAGGACGTCCGCCGCCTGGGCATCGCCCGGCAGACCGTCGGGCCGGACATCCGCATCGCGGTCGACGCCAACCAGGTCTGGGGCGTGCCGGAGGCGATCCGGTGGATGCGCGCGCTCGCGCCGTTCGACCCGTACTGGATCGAGGAGCCGACCTCGCCCGACGACGTGCTCGGGCACGCCGCCGTCCGCACCGCCCTGGCGCCGGTGAAGGTCGCCACCGGCGAGCACGCGCACAACGCGGTGATGTTCAAGCAGTTGTTGCAGGCCGGCGCCGTCGACGTGGTGCAGATCGACGCCTGCCGGGTCGCCGGCGTCAACGAGAACCTGGCGATCCTGCTGCTCGCCGCGAAGTTCGGGGCGCCGGTCTGCCCGCACGCCGGCGGGGTGGGGCTGTGCGAGTTGGTGCAGCACCTGGCCATGTTCGACTTCCTCGCGCTCAGCGGCAGCACCGAGGACCGGGCCATCGAGTACGTCGACCACCTGCACGAGCACTTCGCCGACCCGGTGGTCGTCCGGGACGGCCGCTACCACGCGCCCCGGGCGCCGGGCATGAGCGCGGAGATGCTCGCCGCCTCGCGGGCCGCGTACCGGTTCCCCGACGGCGCACGGTGGGCCGCGGCGAAGGAGGCCCGCACGTGA